Sequence from the Hemibagrus wyckioides isolate EC202008001 linkage group LG28, SWU_Hwy_1.0, whole genome shotgun sequence genome:
GAGAATGGGAGGAGGAGgacaaggaggaggaggaggaggaggaggaggaataatCACATGGGAGAGGATccatgatgaggatgatgaggatgatgtggatgatgaggatgatgaggatgatgaggatgataaggatgatgtggatgatgtggaggatgagggtgatgtggatgatgtggaggatgagggtgatgaggatgatgaagatgatgaggatgatgtggatgatgaggatgacgtggatgacgtggatgatgaggatgatgtggatgacgaggatgatgtggatgatgtggatgacgagggtgatgtggatgatgtggatgatgaggatgatgtggatgacgaggatgacgtggatgacgaggatgatgaggatgatgtggatgatgtggatgatgaggatgatgtggatgatgtggatgacGAGGGTGACGTGGATGACGAGGATGACGTGGATGACGAGGATGACGAGGATGACGTGGATGACGAGGGTGACGAGGGTGACGAGCGTGACGTGGATGACGAGGATGACGAGGATGACGTGGATGACGTGGATGACGAGGATGACGAGGATGACGAGGATGACTTGGATGACGATGACGAGGATGACGTGGATGACgaggatgatgtggatgatgaggatgagggtgaatgaggatgaggtggatgatgaggatgatgtggatgatgagggtgatgtggatgatgtggatgatgagggtgatgtggatgatgaggatgatgaggatgatgtggatgaCGATGACGAGGATGACGTGGATGACGAGGATGACGTGGATGACGTGGATGACGTGGATGACGAGGGTGACGAGGGTGACGAGGGTGACGAGGATGACGTGGATGACGTGGATGACgtggatgatgaggatgagggtgaatgaggatgatgtggatgatgaggatgatgtggatgatgaggatgatgaggatgagggtgaatgaggatgaggtggatgatgaggatgatgtggatgatgtggatgatgaggatgacgaAGATGACGAGGATGACGAAGATGACGAGGATGACGAGGATGACGTGGATGACGAAGGTGACGAGGAGGACGTGGATGACGAGGGTGACGAGGGTGACGTGGATGACGTGGATGACGAGGGTGAcgtggatgatgtggatgacGTGGATGACGAGGGTGACGAGGGTGACGTGGATGACGAGGGTGACGAGGGTGACGAGGGTGACGTGGATGACGAGGATGACGTGGATGACGAGGATGACGTGGATGACGAGGATGACGTGGATGACGAGGGTGACGTGGATGACGTGGGTGACGTGGATGACGTGGGTGACGTGGATGACGTGGATGACGAGGATGACGAGGATGACGTGGATGACGAGGGTGACGTGGGTGACGTGGGTGACGTGGATGACGTGGATGACGAGGATGACGTGGATGACGTGGGTGACGTGGGTGACGTGGATGACGAGGATGACGAGGGTGACGTGGATGACGTGGGTGACGTGGGTGACGTGGGTGACGTGGATGACGAGGATGACGTGGATGACGAGGATGACGAGGGTGACGTGGATGACGAGGGTGACGTGGATGACGAGGGTGACGAGGATGACGAGGATGACGAGGATGACGTGGGTGACGTGGGTGACGTGGATGACGTGGATGACGAGGGTGACGAGGATGACGTGGATGACGAGGGTGACGTGGATGACGTGGATGACGAGGATGACGAGGATGACGAAGATGACGAGGATGACGAGGATGACGTGGATGACGAAGGTGACGAGGATGACGTGGATGACGAGGATGACGTGGATGACGAGGGTGACGAGGGTGACGTGGATGACGAGGATGACGTGGATGACGAGGATGACGAGGATGACGTGGATGACGAGGATGACGTGGATGACGAGGATGACGAGGACGACGTGGATGACGAGGACGACGTGGATGACgtggatgatgaggatgagggtgaatgaggatgatgtggatgatgaggatgatgaggatgagggtgaatgaggatgaggtggatgatgaggatgatgtggatgatgtggatgatgaggatgacgaagatgaggaggatgacGAAGATGACGAGGATGACGAGGATGACGTGGATGACGAAGGTGACGAGGATGACGTGGATGACGTGGATGACGAGGGTGACGTGGATGACGTGGATGACGAGGGTGACGTGGATGACGTGGATGACGTGGATGACGAGGGTGACGAGGGTGACGTGGATGACGAGGGTGACGAGGGTGACGAGGGTGACGTGGATGACGAGGATGACGTGGATGACGAGGATGACGTGGATGACGAGGATGACGAGGATGACGAGGGTGGCGTGGTTGACGAAGGTGACGAGGATGACGAGGGTGACGAGGATGACGTGGGTGACGTGGGTGACGTGGATGACGAGGGTGACGTGGGTGACGTGGATGACGAGGGTGACGTGGATGACGAGGGTGACGTGGATGACGAGGGTGACGAGGATGACGAGGATGACGTGGATGACGTGGGTGACGTGGATGACGAGGGTGACGAGGGTGACGAGGGTGACGTGTATGACGAGGATGACGTGGATGACGTGGATGACGAGGATGACAAGGATGACGTGGATGACGTGGATGACGAGGATGACGAGGATGACGAGGACGACGTGGATGACGAGGACGACGTGGACGACGAGGACGACGAGGACGACGAGGACGACGTGGACGACGTGGACGACGAGGACGACGTGGATGACGAGGACGACGAGGACGACGTGGACGACGTGGACGACGAGGACGACGTGGATGACGAGGATGACGAGGATGACGTGGATGACGAGGATGACGTGGATGAcgtggatgatgtggatgatgaggatgagggtgaatgaggatgatgtggatgacgtggatgatgaggatgacgtggatgatgaggatgatgaggatgatgaggttGATGAGGttgatgtggatgatgaggatgatgaggatgatgtggatgatgaggatgatgaggttGATGAGGttgatgtggatgatgaggatgatgaggatgagggtgaatgaggatgatgtggatgatgaggatgatgtggatgaCGTGGATGACGAGGATGACGAGGGTGACGTGGATGACGAGGGTGACGAAGATGACGAGGATGACGAGGATGACGAAGGTGACGAGGATGACGTGGATGACGAAGGTGACGAGGATGACGAGGGTGACATGGATGACGTGGGTGACGTGGGTGACGTGGATGACGTGGATGACGAGGATGACGTGGATCAatcctcacacatatacacatacacacacacacacacacacatacaatcctcacacatatacacatacacacaatcctcacacatatacacatacacacaatcctcacacatatacacacacacacacaatcctcacacatatacacatacacacacacacacacacatacaatcctcacacatatacacatacacacaatcctcacacatatacacatacacacaatcctcacacatatacacacacacacaatcctcacacatatacacatacacacaatcctcacacatatacacatacacacacacacacacacacacacacacatacaatcctcacacatacacatacacacaatcctcacacatatacacacacacacaatcctcacacatatacacacatacaatcctcacacatatacacatacacacaatcctcacacatatacacaaacacacacacacacacatacaatcctcacacatatacacatacacacacacacacacatacaatcctcacacatatacacatacacacaatcctcacacatatacacatacacacacacacacacacacacacatacaatcctcacacatatacacatacacacaatcctcacacatatacacatacacacacacacacacacacacacatacaatcctcacacatatacacatacacacaatcctcacacacacacacacacacacacacaatcttcacacatatacacacacacaatcttcccacacacacgcacacacacaatcctcacacacacacgcatacacacacaatcctcacacacacacgcacacacaaaaccctcacacacacacgcaaacacaatcctcacacacacacacacaatcctcacacacacacaatcctcacatacacacacacacaatcctcacacacagacacacaaagacacaatcctcacacacacatacacaatcctcacacatacacgcacagacacacacacacacacacacacaatcctcacacatatacacatacacacaatcctctcacacacacacacaatcctcacacacagacatacacaatcctcgcacatacacgcacacaaacacacacacacacacacacaatcctctctctgacacacacacacacacacaatcctcacacacacatacccaatcctcacacacacacgcacacacacaatcctcacgcatatacacatacacgcaatacttacacacacacacagatacacacacacaatcctcacacatacacacaatccacacacacaatcctcacaaacacacacaaacacccacacacacacaatcctcacacacacacaaacacacacacaatcctcaaacatacacaaacacacaatcctcacacatatacacacacacacatgcacacacacaatcctcaaacatacacaaacacacaatcctcacacagacacacacacacacaatcctcacacacacacacacaatactcacacacacacacaatcctcacacatatacacacacaatcctcacacatacacaaacacacaatcctcacacatataaacatacacaatccccacacacacacacacacacacacacacacacacacacaatcctcacacacacatacacaatcctcacacatacacgcacagacacacacacaatcctcacacacacacacacaatcctcacacacacacatacacaatcctcacacacacacgcacacaaacacacacacacacaatcctgtctctcacacacacacacaatcctcacacatatacacatacacacaatcctcacacaaacacacacacacacacacacacacaca
This genomic interval carries:
- the LOC131348650 gene encoding uncharacterized protein LOC131348650 codes for the protein MSPSSSSSPSSSTSSSSPSSSSSSSSSSSPSSSTSPSSSSSSTSSSSTSSTSSSSYTSPSSPSSPSSSTSPTSSTSSSSSSSPSSSTSPSSSTSPSSSTSPTSPSSSTLVTFVNHATLVILVILVIHVILVIHVILVIHVTLVTLVTLVIHVTLVTLVIHVIHVIHVTLVIHVIHVTLVIHVIHVILVTFVIHVILVILVIFVILLIFSSSSSSSSSSSTSSTSSSSSSSSTSRSSPSSPSSSTSSSSSSSSTSSSSSTSPSSSTSSTSSSSSTSSTSSSSSSSSTSSSSSTSSSSSTSSTSPSSSTSSTSSSSSTSSSSSTSSTSSSSSTSSSSSSSSSSPSSSTSSTSPSSSTSSTSSLSSSSSSSSSSSTSSSSSSSWILSHVIIPPPPPPPPPCPPPPILHPLLRSGCSSGSGVRRVHSVFWERILQERVEGKHNIWTDCDEELQIDLSCLDELFEQLQVKLLRVRGHCNRDKHASKSMSQHSSLEKVCILGQRRRLKIGIFMHHVKSNLGEIITDIRKGCGQHYSAEILNQLYKLLPDSDEGTCVGEAAGFRNSSLLQSADTKSNQGMTLLHYVAMEAVKKSINLLFPAQTETCGTSSQIIG